One Cryobacterium psychrophilum DNA segment encodes these proteins:
- a CDS encoding rhodanese-like domain-containing protein — translation MTVDITPQQLAEQLKHDASLQLVDVRESAEISEGRIPGAEHIPLGELSARSGELDQSRPVVVVCRSGRRSAVGADHLAATGFTAYTMTGGMLDWAAGGLPVA, via the coding sequence ATGACCGTGGACATCACGCCGCAACAGCTCGCCGAGCAGCTCAAGCACGACGCAAGCCTCCAGCTTGTGGATGTCCGCGAAAGCGCCGAAATCAGCGAAGGACGAATTCCCGGCGCGGAGCACATTCCTCTGGGCGAACTCAGCGCACGGTCCGGCGAACTCGACCAATCCCGGCCGGTCGTCGTCGTGTGCCGCAGCGGGCGGCGCAGCGCCGTTGGCGCGGACCACCTCGCGGCTACGGGCTTCACCGCGTACACAATGACCGGCGGCATGCTCGACTGGGCGGCCGGCGGTTTGCCCGTCGCCTGA
- a CDS encoding rhodanese-like domain-containing protein yields the protein MTSSQSTTAAHSTPQSIDASTLKAWGDNHDDLMVIDVRSGAEFDATHITGSYHVPLPLLSEHAEQFAAKMGTRVVLVCQSGNRAEQARKHLDSVGLANASVLTGGVPAYVAAGGRVVKGKSTWALERQVRMTAGSLVFASVLAGVFLSPLFLVVAGVVGAGLTFSAATNSCAMGAMLSVMPWNRSANEPTARQALENLGIRQ from the coding sequence ATGACCAGTTCACAAAGCACCACTGCGGCTCACTCGACTCCCCAGAGCATCGATGCATCCACCCTCAAGGCCTGGGGCGACAACCATGATGACCTGATGGTGATTGACGTGCGCAGCGGGGCGGAGTTTGATGCGACGCACATCACCGGCTCGTACCACGTGCCGCTGCCCCTGCTCAGCGAGCATGCCGAGCAGTTCGCCGCCAAGATGGGTACTCGCGTGGTCCTGGTCTGCCAGTCCGGCAACCGGGCCGAGCAGGCACGCAAGCACCTGGACTCTGTAGGCCTTGCCAATGCGAGCGTGCTGACCGGTGGGGTTCCCGCCTATGTTGCCGCCGGAGGTCGCGTCGTTAAGGGCAAGAGCACCTGGGCACTCGAGCGCCAGGTGCGCATGACTGCGGGATCCCTGGTGTTTGCCAGCGTGTTGGCCGGAGTGTTCCTCTCCCCCCTGTTCCTCGTGGTGGCCGGCGTGGTCGGTGCCGGACTGACGTTTTCGGCGGCGACGAACAGTTGCGCCATGGGAGCGATGCTCTCCGTAATGCCGTGGAACCGTTCCGCGAATGAGCCCACCGCGCGTCAGGCTTTGGAGAACCTGGGCATTCGGCAGTGA
- a CDS encoding sulfite exporter TauE/SafE family protein: MILTAAAFGLIVGGLLGLVGGGGSILAVPALVYGVGLPLAVAIPTSLVVVGASSAVAVLPRLRGGVNWRLALIVGASGTVTAFLGAAVNRLLDPRVLLLAFAAIMVFAGVRMLLPSTSTGGACALPGGGVNWRTCLPKAIATGAVVGFLTGLLGVGGGFLLVPALTLVLGLPMAVTVGTSLVIIVINSVAGFTAHLGDLQIDWAVTAAFAGTAMIASLAAGRLGRKIPDQILKRGFAILVLVIAVYVALQALLP; encoded by the coding sequence GTGATCCTGACCGCGGCTGCGTTCGGGCTCATCGTTGGCGGACTACTGGGCCTGGTCGGTGGCGGGGGATCCATCCTCGCCGTCCCCGCATTGGTCTATGGGGTAGGACTGCCACTTGCCGTGGCGATCCCGACGTCGCTGGTGGTTGTCGGTGCGTCGTCCGCCGTCGCGGTGCTCCCCCGGCTGCGCGGAGGAGTGAACTGGCGCCTGGCACTGATCGTTGGCGCCTCAGGAACGGTGACCGCCTTCCTGGGGGCCGCGGTGAACCGCCTTCTGGACCCCCGGGTGCTGCTCCTGGCCTTCGCCGCGATCATGGTCTTCGCGGGCGTCAGGATGCTGTTGCCGTCCACGTCGACCGGCGGGGCCTGTGCGCTGCCGGGGGGCGGCGTGAATTGGCGGACCTGCCTGCCCAAGGCGATCGCTACCGGCGCCGTTGTGGGGTTCCTCACCGGACTTCTCGGCGTGGGCGGCGGGTTCCTCCTGGTCCCCGCACTCACCCTCGTCCTGGGCCTGCCCATGGCCGTGACGGTGGGGACCTCCCTGGTCATCATTGTCATCAACTCAGTCGCGGGGTTCACGGCCCATCTGGGAGACCTACAGATCGATTGGGCCGTGACGGCAGCCTTCGCCGGTACGGCCATGATTGCGTCGCTCGCCGCAGGCCGGCTCGGACGGAAGATCCCGGACCAGATCCTCAAACGCGGCTTCGCAATCCTGGTCCTGGTCATAGCCGTCTATGTGGCCCTGCAGGCGCTACTGCCCTGA
- a CDS encoding MBL fold metallo-hydrolase has protein sequence MLLERIYDQDLAQASYFIGCQSKGEAIVVDPRRDIAVYESLAAANGMKIVAVAETHIHADFLSGTRELAGATGATLYVSGEGGTDWQYGFDAERLNNGDVVTLGNITVKALHTPGHTPEHLSFLITDGAFANTPGYLLSGDFVFSGDLGRPDLLDEAAGGIDTRFVGARQLFSSLRDKFLTLPDHVQVHPGHGAGSACGKALGALPSSTVGYERLYSWWGPYLAADDEEGFINELLDGQPDAHAYFGRMKRENRDGPAVMGERAPLVELDLADVARDLDADTVTFVDTRNNAQVHEGTVTRSVNIPAGKSTASFGAWVVNPETDTNPLVLLAPNQAAAQEMWDHLVRVGIDKIAGFVTSFDGLPTSIPKLIQPSDLDTIDAALVLDVRNRTEHSAGHIPGSQQLSGGRVMWHLDQLPANGTIVSYCQSGVRNSVAASALRRAGYDVVELDGSYLGWAAWQQSRETVSADK, from the coding sequence ATGCTACTCGAGCGCATTTACGACCAGGACCTCGCCCAGGCCAGCTACTTCATCGGCTGTCAGAGCAAGGGCGAGGCGATCGTCGTCGATCCCCGCCGTGACATCGCTGTCTACGAATCGCTGGCCGCCGCCAACGGCATGAAGATCGTGGCCGTCGCCGAAACCCACATTCACGCAGATTTCCTCTCCGGAACCCGTGAGCTGGCCGGCGCGACCGGCGCCACCCTCTACGTCTCCGGGGAGGGTGGAACCGACTGGCAGTACGGCTTTGATGCCGAGCGCCTGAACAACGGCGATGTGGTCACCCTCGGCAACATCACGGTCAAGGCTCTCCACACGCCGGGCCACACCCCCGAGCATCTCTCCTTCCTCATCACCGACGGCGCCTTCGCCAATACTCCCGGCTACCTGCTCTCCGGCGACTTCGTCTTTTCCGGGGACCTGGGTCGGCCTGACCTGCTCGACGAGGCAGCCGGCGGCATCGATACTCGCTTCGTGGGTGCCAGGCAGCTCTTCTCCAGCCTGCGCGACAAGTTTCTGACGCTGCCGGACCATGTGCAGGTGCACCCCGGTCACGGAGCGGGCAGCGCCTGCGGCAAAGCCCTCGGCGCGCTCCCGTCCAGCACGGTTGGCTACGAACGGCTCTACTCATGGTGGGGCCCGTACCTCGCCGCCGACGACGAGGAGGGCTTCATCAACGAGCTCCTCGACGGCCAGCCGGACGCGCACGCCTACTTCGGCCGGATGAAGAGAGAAAACCGTGATGGCCCGGCCGTCATGGGCGAGCGCGCCCCGCTCGTCGAGCTGGACCTCGCCGACGTTGCGCGGGATCTGGACGCAGACACGGTGACCTTCGTCGACACCCGCAACAACGCACAGGTCCACGAGGGCACCGTCACCCGCTCCGTGAACATCCCCGCCGGAAAGTCCACGGCGAGCTTTGGCGCCTGGGTCGTGAACCCGGAAACCGACACGAACCCGCTCGTGCTGCTCGCTCCGAATCAGGCAGCCGCGCAGGAAATGTGGGACCACCTCGTGCGCGTCGGCATCGACAAGATCGCCGGTTTCGTTACCAGCTTTGACGGACTGCCCACCAGCATCCCCAAGCTGATTCAGCCGAGCGATCTCGACACCATCGACGCCGCCCTGGTTCTGGATGTCCGCAACCGCACCGAGCACTCCGCCGGACACATCCCCGGCTCCCAGCAGCTCAGTGGCGGTCGAGTCATGTGGCACCTGGACCAGCTCCCCGCCAACGGCACGATCGTCAGCTACTGCCAGAGCGGAGTCCGTAACTCCGTCGCCGCCAGCGCCCTGCGCCGCGCCGGCTACGACGTCGTCGAACTCGACGGAAGCTACCTCGGCTGGGCCGCCTGGCAGCAGTCGCGGGAGACGGTCTCCGCCGACAAGTAG